CAATATTCCTATAAAGATCTGTTGGAAGTGTGTTAGATTCCACGTAAACATACCATCCTCCTATTTTTGGACTTAGCCATTGTGCATCAAATTCAAAACCGTTGCCAATAGTTTGAATACCAGCATTGTTTGTCGTCAAAAACACTTTTATTTTATCAACCTTTTTTATTTGAATAAAATTAAACACAACTTTATGTTCCGTTCCTTTTTGATCTGTAAAGGGAAATATTTTAGCTACAGGACTGTCAATTATAAAGTGCGAAGGCTCCATCTTTTTCCCGTTGACATGAAAAATAATATCTTTATTAAAAATTTTCAGGGAATATTTTTCAAAGATGGCATCTTGGATATTATTTTGAAGAAATTTATCTATAATTTTCTTTTTTGGCTCTTTATCAGTGATGACACTATCATAAAAATCATTAATTGTGACCTGATAATATGTTTTATGACTTTTCCCCTCTAAAACCTGCTCATTTGACTCTACATCTATATCAGACACATTTAGGTTCTTGCCGAACATATCAAAATGCAACGGTATTAGAGACTTTGTAAAACTCTTAGATTTATCCGAATAACCGACCGTCTCTATAGATACCTCTTTACCTAATTGAAAACTAGCAAATCTTCCAATACCTTTGCCACCGTCTTTATTTGTTGTACCAATATCAAATAGTTTTCTCTCTAAGTCAGTTACGTGCACGCCGATACCATCATCTTTAATTACTAACTTTTTAATCAATGAAGGGGTAATTTCATCTTCCCCGGCATATGCGATATCAATCCAAATATTTGTAGCCTTTGCGTGAATAGAATTATTCATAAGCTCACTGAAAGCCGTAAACGTACTAATATAATTAGCAAATAATTCATTTACAAGTCTTGAATTTGTTGTTAGTTTCCTTCCCATAATATTTCCTTTGAGGTTCTAAAAATAGTCGAAAAAAAAAAAAAAACCTACATGATTTAAACTAATAAAAGAAACGTTAACTAATATTTATAACTGAAAAATTAGTGATACCAGTAGTTTAAAAAATCTATAATCTTAAAAATCGATTATAAAATTAACCATTGAAATTTACTGGAAGTGTAGCAGCCTGCTTTAAAAAAACTCGAGGCAATAAAAACTCAGCATCACATAATCAATAAAACGTAAAATAAACTTCAATTTTAATTACAGTACTCCTGCCTGAATTGCACTAAAATGCTTTACTTATTCTAAAAATAGTGGTCATCGTTTTTTCTAAAGAACGTAATTCAAATCTAATTTTCCAAGCCATAATTAATCATTTATTTAACATTATTGCTTTTAATAGTAAGTTTGTTCTAATAAAATACTTTTTTTTAAATGCTGGAGAATAAAAAAAATACTACATTTAGCAACCACTATAACTAATTGAATCTAATGCTTACAATACATCTTTTACCCGCTCTTTATGGAGATACAATTTTAATTGATATTGCTAAAAATGAAAATCAACCAAATACAAATATACTTGTAGACTGTGGTTTTAATTTTACTTCCGGATTGCTCCCATTGCTTGAAGATCACCATACAAAGGGAAAAATCATTGACAGATTCATTATTACTCATTATGATGAAGACCATATCAGCAGCGCAGCAAAACTTATAAAAGATAATGGATCAGCTTCAAGTCCTAAGATAATTAAAATTGATCAGGTCTGGCATAATGCTTACAGGCATTTGCAATTTGAAAAACAGAATCTGAAACCACTAAGCCCATTAGAAGAAGGCCTGCTTAAAAATTTTATTGCTTCGCAAAATCCTCAGGATACTTCTAGAGGAACCCAAATCGGAGCTAAACAAGCATCTAAACTAGGCAAAGAATTACTGTCAGGAGACTACAGCTGGAATACTGATTTCCAAGGCCAGGCAGTATGTATCGAGCATAAAACCGAAGTATTGATTAAAGAAGGAGTCAAAATAATTCTTCTCGGACCTAATAAAACACAATTACAAGCGCTTGAAAGTGCATTTAAAAGAGGACTGAAAGAATTTGGAGTTACGCTATCTGCCAGTGAATTTATAGATGATGCTTTCGAGCTTTATATTAAATCGATTGAGAAAGGAGAAGTTGAAAATTATCAAGGCGAAATTACAGGTTCTTTAATCTCTTCTTTCACGCCCGAAATTATTGAATCTATAGTTAAAAATGCAAAGTATAAAGCAGATAGGACTGTTGGGAATGGAAGTTCAATTTCATTTATTTTGGAAGCTGACCATAAAAAAATATTATTTTTAGCTGATGCCCATGCCGAACCAATTATAGAGCAGTTGCAACTTTTATACCCGGGTCAGGACAAACTTTTCTTTGATGCTGTTAAGGTGGGGCATCATGGCAGTTTAGCCAACAACCCTCGAAAGCTTTATGATTACATAGATAGTCCACTATACCTCATATCAACAAATGGCGAACATCCTTCTCATGCTCATCCTGATATAGAGACACTTGCTTTTATAATCAACAGACCGCTTCCTGAAAACTTAACCAGCAGAAAATTGTTTTTTAATTATGCTCCAAAAAACTTGGCAGGTATTTTCGATGATAATTTGAAAGAAAAATTAAATTATACTACTGAAGTTTCTAATAAAATTGATCTTTAATGACAGAGACTAATCACTTAACAATTTGTACTTGGAAAGTACTTAACAGCGAGAGTATTCCAGAAGGCACAGCTTTTTTTATCTCAGAAAATCTTCTGCTGACATCATTGCATGTAGTTGAAGATTTTGCTGACCAGACATTTTATATTGAAAATAGGGAAAATGCAAAATTTAAAGTCACCGTCAAAGACTCCTGCAAAATTAATGATTTGGCAATTTTAATTACCGAAGAATTTAATTCCGAAAATATAGTAATTCTATGCGATGAAGATCCTTTAATAAGTGCCGAGTGGTCGTCTTTTGGTTTTCCTGCAACAGTAGATGGCTCGAAAGTGGGGTCCAAAATTGCAGGCACTATTTTTAATAAAATAGACATTGAACATACTCATGATATTGTACTGGAAACCAATGGTATTGCTCTTCTTAAGGAATTTAGAGGGTTTTCCGGGTCTGGAGTTCTCAACTGTAATCAATACGTTACTGCGGTACTTAGGTACAAGGATGTAAATCATTTATGCTCGGTAAGTATAAAAAAAGCTAAAGATTTCCTTATACGTAACAATGTTGCTATTAAAAATGATGAGCTAGGAGACTTCACTAATTATGTATCTGCGGCCTTTGATTACACATCTGACCCTTTCAAAGGTCTTGGACAGGCCCAAGCTAAAGCTGTTGCAAAGAAAACTTCTCCGCAAAATATTGCAGTAGGACTCGGTGGAAAGCTGATGGTACCGGAACGTTCCGGGACATTACAACAGATTATAGGTTATTTGAAAAGCCAGACAGTAATAAACCAGGAATTATGGAGAGCATGGTTAGAATTTTTGACCTACGTTCAATTTCTTAAAGGCGAATATTCAAATATAAATGCAATTTGCATCTCTCTTCCTAAAACTGAAGTTTCAAAATTAATTCCAGGAGTTGAAACACCAATTACGCAAGACATAAACTTGACATTACAGTTCTATTTTACTGAAGAAAAGGTATACTTCGACATTGCTAAAGAGTATATTCTGGAAAAATCATTTGCCGGCACGCTACAAAATAATCAGTGCCATATTTTTCATTCACATAACACAATGTTTGGCCTTAATGTGATTAGTGCGGAAGATAAGAAAAAAATTGTATTTAATATTGCAGGCCCACCTGATGCAGGCTTAAATATTGCTGAATCTATTTACTGCGGTATACTCAGTTTCACAGAACTAAGCAGAAAAGTCACTTCAAGTCAATCGCTTGAAGACATAACCGATAACCTAACGAAAATTTTCACTGATGCAATTAGTTAAATCCAGACAAACAATAGAAGAACTCTCCAAATTTGATGACTTTTTCAATACCTCAGGAACTGAATGCTGGCAAAAACCTTCCGGAAGTATCAATTTATATGTCTTCTCAATAATTTACGAAACTGCCGCAGAGCTTGAAAAAAAATATAAAGAACTCAGAGATCACATTGCAGTAAGTTTTCAAAGCAAAAGAGATAGTCATGCAGAACGCTGGAATTTATACTTGCTGTATTTGGTAAAAGAAGATGTACCTGAAGAGCTTAAACAGATAATACTACAAGATAAATTTTCTGCACGAAAAATGGTATGCAGGATCGAAAACAATCAAATTAATGATGATTATATAAAATCCTTAATA
This portion of the Flavobacterium gelatinilyticum genome encodes:
- a CDS encoding MBL fold metallo-hydrolase; amino-acid sequence: MLTIHLLPALYGDTILIDIAKNENQPNTNILVDCGFNFTSGLLPLLEDHHTKGKIIDRFIITHYDEDHISSAAKLIKDNGSASSPKIIKIDQVWHNAYRHLQFEKQNLKPLSPLEEGLLKNFIASQNPQDTSRGTQIGAKQASKLGKELLSGDYSWNTDFQGQAVCIEHKTEVLIKEGVKIILLGPNKTQLQALESAFKRGLKEFGVTLSASEFIDDAFELYIKSIEKGEVENYQGEITGSLISSFTPEIIESIVKNAKYKADRTVGNGSSISFILEADHKKILFLADAHAEPIIEQLQLLYPGQDKLFFDAVKVGHHGSLANNPRKLYDYIDSPLYLISTNGEHPSHAHPDIETLAFIINRPLPENLTSRKLFFNYAPKNLAGIFDDNLKEKLNYTTEVSNKIDL
- a CDS encoding ABC-three component system middle component 1 yields the protein MQLVKSRQTIEELSKFDDFFNTSGTECWQKPSGSINLYVFSIIYETAAELEKKYKELRDHIAVSFQSKRDSHAERWNLYLLYLVKEDVPEELKQIILQDKFSARKMVCRIENNQINDDYIKSLIGKTLIDIEIPLRQVSTDQLEQVINANHPEVAQAIQAIGTMTNRDNLQNLINILTDEQN